One window from the genome of Amycolatopsis sp. NBC_01480 encodes:
- a CDS encoding MDR family MFS transporter, giving the protein MSVPVLQRETAAPPMSPKRLRVAFGVLLLSMLLAMLDNTVVGTAMPTIVAELGGLSHLAWVVTAYTLTTAASTPIWGKLGDLYGRKRVHLSALVLFTVASVACGFAQNMAQLIAFRAVQGLGGGGLAVGALSLIGVLVPPRERGRYQGMTASVMAAGQIGGPLFGGVVTSLLGWRWNFYLNLPLGLVVIAATALVLVVPPVPHREVHLDLRGAFLLTAAVTSLLLLTTTIGQAGPTGLLAVVTVVALIAFVLVERRTREPILPLSLFARRNILATTAIIFVVGVVSFGTITFVPLFQQNVQGATASGSGILLLPMTLAVVIASQVAGRLSSRTGRYRVFPIVGTLCLAIGCGVLATLHAGTSVWITSGALVLIGFGLGLSTQMMTLIAQNTVAIGEIGVATANTTMFRTIGGALGTSVFGALLTAGGTGDAQGVVTGVSRIFVVAGVLSLLALAAAWAIRETPLRTSEQG; this is encoded by the coding sequence ATGTCCGTTCCTGTGCTCCAGCGGGAAACCGCAGCGCCGCCGATGAGCCCGAAGCGGCTCCGGGTCGCGTTCGGCGTCCTGCTGCTCTCGATGTTGCTCGCGATGCTCGACAACACCGTGGTCGGCACCGCGATGCCCACGATCGTCGCCGAACTCGGCGGCCTGAGCCACCTCGCGTGGGTCGTCACGGCCTACACACTCACCACCGCGGCTTCCACGCCGATCTGGGGCAAGCTCGGTGACCTCTACGGGCGCAAACGGGTCCACCTCAGCGCGCTGGTCCTGTTCACCGTCGCCTCCGTGGCCTGCGGATTCGCGCAGAACATGGCTCAGCTGATCGCTTTCCGGGCGGTTCAGGGGCTCGGCGGCGGCGGTCTCGCGGTCGGCGCGCTGTCGTTGATCGGGGTGCTCGTGCCGCCCCGTGAACGCGGGCGGTACCAGGGCATGACCGCCAGCGTGATGGCCGCCGGGCAGATCGGCGGGCCGTTGTTCGGCGGCGTGGTCACCTCGCTGCTGGGCTGGCGCTGGAACTTCTACCTGAACCTCCCGCTCGGCCTGGTGGTGATCGCCGCGACCGCGCTGGTCCTGGTGGTGCCACCGGTGCCGCACCGCGAGGTCCACCTCGACCTGCGCGGCGCGTTCCTGCTCACGGCCGCGGTGACCAGCCTGCTCCTGTTGACGACCACGATCGGCCAGGCCGGGCCCACGGGCCTGCTGGCCGTCGTCACTGTCGTCGCGCTGATCGCGTTCGTGCTGGTGGAGCGCCGCACTCGCGAGCCGATCCTGCCGCTGAGCCTGTTCGCCCGGCGCAACATCCTGGCGACGACGGCGATCATCTTCGTGGTCGGCGTCGTCAGCTTCGGCACCATCACCTTCGTCCCGCTGTTCCAGCAGAACGTGCAGGGCGCGACGGCGTCCGGCTCGGGCATCCTGCTGCTGCCCATGACCCTGGCCGTGGTGATCGCGTCCCAGGTGGCCGGCCGCCTGAGCAGCCGGACCGGCCGGTACCGGGTCTTCCCGATCGTGGGCACGCTCTGCCTGGCCATCGGGTGCGGTGTGCTCGCCACGCTGCACGCCGGCACCTCGGTGTGGATCACCAGCGGCGCGCTGGTGCTGATCGGCTTCGGGCTCGGCCTCAGCACGCAGATGATGACGCTGATCGCGCAGAACACCGTGGCCATCGGCGAAATCGGCGTGGCGACGGCGAACACCACCATGTTCCGCACCATCGGCGGCGCGCTCGGCACGTCGGTGTTCGGAGCGCTGCTGACGGCCGGCGGCACTGGCGACGCGCAGGGCGTCGTCACCGGGGTGTCGCGGATCTTCGTGGTCGCCGGTGTCCTGAGCCTGCTGGCCCTCGCGGCGGCGTGGGCGATTCGGGAAACCCCGCTTCGTACTTCGGAGCAGGGGTGA